A single Iodidimonas sp. SYSU 1G8 DNA region contains:
- a CDS encoding sigma-54 dependent transcriptional regulator, with the protein MMEEPTILIVEDSVALASTYREYLRQVAASVVAVENGTQAMEWLKTNTPAAILLDLRLPDMDGMEILKNVQARKLISPVIVMTAHGSINAAVDAMRGGAFDFLMKPFAADRLVTTIRNALSHRQLQTEVLTLRSTLGRDRFHGLIGASLPMQAVYRSIESAAQSKASIFIYGESGTGKELCTQAIHQASARRDGPFVALNCAAIPRELMESEVFGHRKGAFTGAVADREGAAGRADGGTLFLDEICEMDIALQAKLLRFLQTQSYSRVGDDVPRQVNVRFVCATNKDPLEEVRAGRFREDLYYRLHVIPIDLPPLRDRGDDILLLAHAFLEEFSEEEGLPLKVLTPQAEAALLAYRWPGNVREMRNRIHSALVLTQGSEIGPQDLGIAAPAKDAEFAIPQTPVPSISSDPPIVPLWQVEKEAIERAIAHWDGNINKAAAALEISPSTIYRKMERWGAGN; encoded by the coding sequence ATGATGGAAGAACCGACCATTCTGATTGTCGAAGATTCGGTGGCACTCGCCTCGACCTACCGGGAATACCTGCGACAGGTTGCTGCATCGGTGGTCGCCGTGGAGAACGGCACACAGGCCATGGAATGGCTGAAGACGAATACGCCTGCGGCCATTTTGCTCGATCTGCGCCTTCCCGACATGGATGGGATGGAAATTCTGAAGAACGTTCAGGCGAGAAAGCTGATCTCGCCCGTGATCGTGATGACCGCGCACGGGTCGATCAATGCCGCGGTGGATGCCATGCGTGGCGGTGCCTTCGATTTCCTGATGAAGCCCTTCGCCGCCGACCGGCTTGTGACGACCATTCGAAACGCGCTGTCGCACCGCCAGCTTCAGACCGAGGTCCTGACCCTGCGCAGCACGTTGGGCCGGGACCGGTTTCATGGGCTGATCGGCGCCTCGCTGCCCATGCAGGCGGTCTACCGATCCATCGAAAGCGCCGCCCAGAGCAAGGCGTCGATCTTCATCTACGGCGAAAGCGGCACCGGCAAGGAGTTGTGCACCCAAGCCATTCATCAGGCCAGTGCCCGGCGCGATGGCCCTTTCGTGGCGCTGAACTGTGCCGCGATCCCGCGCGAGCTGATGGAAAGCGAGGTCTTTGGCCACCGCAAGGGCGCGTTCACGGGCGCCGTCGCCGACCGGGAGGGCGCGGCCGGCCGTGCCGATGGCGGCACCCTGTTCCTCGACGAAATCTGCGAGATGGACATCGCGCTGCAGGCAAAGCTGCTCCGGTTCCTGCAGACTCAAAGTTACTCACGCGTAGGCGATGACGTGCCGCGCCAGGTCAACGTGCGCTTCGTCTGCGCGACCAACAAGGACCCGCTCGAGGAGGTTCGCGCCGGGCGTTTTCGCGAGGATCTCTACTACCGGCTGCACGTCATTCCCATTGACCTGCCGCCGCTGCGCGACCGGGGCGACGACATTCTTTTGCTGGCACATGCGTTCCTCGAGGAATTTTCCGAGGAGGAAGGCCTGCCGCTGAAAGTTCTGACACCCCAGGCGGAAGCGGCGCTGCTGGCGTATCGCTGGCCTGGAAACGTGCGAGAAATGCGCAACCGCATTCACAGCGCTCTCGTGCTGACTCAAGGCAGCGAGATCGGTCCGCAGGATCTGGGCATTGCCGCCCCGGCGAAAGACGCCGAGTTCGCCATTCCTCAGACGCCTGTGCCTTCCATCTCCTCGGACCCGCCCATCGTGCCGTTGTGGCAGGTCGAGAAGGAAGCGATTGAACGGGCGATTGCCCATTGGGAT